A single genomic interval of Microbacterium sp. LWO14-1.2 harbors:
- a CDS encoding metalloregulator ArsR/SmtB family transcription factor, translating to MLTIAPRLDVMNRLGRAMADPTRSRILLELLSGPGYPARLSEALDLSRTNVSNHLACLRGCGIVVATPEGRQTRYEIADPHVTRAITLLVNTVLAVDDGEACTDENCDVPLCCAPTDRAMEEIR from the coding sequence ATGCTGACCATTGCTCCTCGTCTCGACGTGATGAACCGATTGGGGCGCGCCATGGCTGACCCCACTCGTTCTCGGATTCTGCTGGAACTGCTTTCCGGGCCGGGATACCCGGCGCGCTTGTCCGAGGCACTGGATCTGTCTCGCACCAACGTGTCGAACCATCTCGCGTGTCTTCGAGGGTGCGGCATCGTGGTCGCGACGCCGGAGGGACGTCAGACGCGGTACGAGATCGCGGATCCGCATGTGACTCGAGCCATCACTCTGCTGGTGAACACGGTCCTCGCGGTCGACGACGGAGAGGCGTGCACAGACGAGAACTGTGACGTGCCTCTATGCTGCGCGCCTACCGACAGGGCGATGGAGGAGATCCGATGA